DNA from Methanomassiliicoccales archaeon:
GGAAAAGATTTGAGAATGGAACTGTGTCCAATTCTCAGTATTTGCCGTATTTCTTTGCGGCCTTGAAGTATGCCTTCATGTTGTCCCATGGAGTCAATGGCGAAACTTCACAGCCGGGTGCGAGTATCAGACCGCTTCCTTCCATGGCGATCTCGCATGCGTCCTTGACCTCGGCCTCGATTGCCGCTGGCGATTCCATTAGGGTGTTGGTGTGGTCAATACCGGCCATCAGGCATAGATGATCACCCCATCCCTCTTTTGCCTCCTTCAGGTTGGGTGTGGCTCCGCGGTCCCACCAGGAAATTCCCTTGACATTGCTGTATTTCTTCGCCCACTCGCTGATGAGGTCGAACATTGGCTCGACCCCGCAGATGTGGGGGAAGTGGATAGCGCCTGGTGTTTTCCTGTAGACATACTCATCCGACGGAGCTCCGAACTCCTTGTACTGATCCACTGTGGTGATCTCCTTCGAAGCCCTTGTTGTCAGATAACCCGTGTAGAATGCACCACTGTCAATGCAGGCATTGATAAAGTCTGCTATGGTCTGCTCGATCGTCGCGAGACCTTTCTTGAGCGCCTCTGGTTCGGTCATCATGTGAACCAGTGTGTCCTCCATCGAGGCGACGTGAGTTGTCGTCGTCATTGGACTCGGAAGGGAGACACCGACTGGGACCTTGTCGCCGTACTTGTCCGTCACGATGCGGCAAGCATCCAGGTATAGATGCATCCGTCCATCCTTCTTTGGGTCAAGTACTTCGAGCTTCTCCCAATCTTCAGGTTCTTTCACCGGGAACTCTCCGAGGGCCATGTGTATGTTGGGCTCATCCGGCATCTTCATCTTGACACCCCAGCCCTGCACAATTAGTCCCATGTCAGAGAGGCAGTATATCGTATCACCACCGCACTCCTCATAGAATGCGATATGCGCCTTAGCCATATTCTCGCCACTCATCCCAAAATCGGGAACCGTCATGCCTGGCACGAAGTTGACCTCAAAGATCCCTCCGAAAAGGCTTGCCGGTACGTAATCCGGTGTTTCGAGATTGGCGGCTGCTTCAAATCTTTGCATTGGAGTCATTTCTTCAGACACCAAAAAACCCCCTTGGTACGTTAGACTTTGTCACTCATTCATTCATATACTTTTTCTTCATAAATCAAGGTGAACTGCGGTTTCAACGAAGCCAGGGAATATAGAAACGGAAACAATAAAAAATGGGGAAGGAGGGGTCAACCGAGGATTATTCGCGCGTCGGCGACCCTGACCTCAGTCGAGTTACCGAAGATGGGGTTAAGATCCATCTCCATAATGTCCTGAAGGTCAGTGAGGAGGGTAGAGATGGAGATTAGGACCCGCTTCAGGTCCTCGATATTGACTCCCTCCATTCCCCTGAATCCACGTATAAGCTTGCTTCCCTTGAGTTCCAACAGCATCTCCTCGATATCGATCTCCTCAAGGGGTACGATGCGGTAGGAGACGTCCTTGAACACCTCAACAAAGATACCTCCCAGACCGAGCATTAGAATTGGACCGAACTGAGGATCCTTAGTGGAGCCTACAATGATCTCCAGGCCTTTCAGCATCTTGGAGACCAGGATGCCCGATATCTCAACGCCTTCGTGACCCAAGGCATTCTCCATGAGCTTGGAGTAGGCTTCATTGACCTCTTTGGAGGAGGATAGGTTTATCATCACAGCTCCGAACTCCGTCTTATGAACGATCTGGGGGGAGACCACCTTCAAGACCACTGGATAGCCGATTCGATCGGCCGCCTCAATGGCCTCTTGAACTGAATCACAGAGTGCCCATGGTGCCACCGGGATACCATAATCCTCCAGGATCGCGTAGGCTTCGGGTTCGGTAACGAAAGACCTTCCCTCGTCCTTTGCCTTGGCTATGATCTCAGCGGCCCTTGACATCAATCTTCACCTCCTGGTCTTACGCCCCTGGACCTCAGGAACCGAGTGTATTGAGCGATTGAACCAATGGCACGAGCCGTCCTCTCGGGCCAATCGAAGCAGGGAATCCTCTTCTCCTGAAGAATGTCCATGTTTCCAAGGGCGTTCTTGGTGGCAACCCAGCAGACATAGGTGGGTTTTCTCATGCCCTCCGACAGGCAGTCGTTCACGGTGTCGGTA
Protein-coding regions in this window:
- a CDS encoding acetyl-CoA synthetase; this encodes MSRAAEIIAKAKDEGRSFVTEPEAYAILEDYGIPVAPWALCDSVQEAIEAADRIGYPVVLKVVSPQIVHKTEFGAVMINLSSSKEVNEAYSKLMENALGHEGVEISGILVSKMLKGLEIIVGSTKDPQFGPILMLGLGGIFVEVFKDVSYRIVPLEEIDIEEMLLELKGSKLIRGFRGMEGVNIEDLKRVLISISTLLTDLQDIMEMDLNPIFGNSTEVRVADARIILG